The DNA sequence CCGGCTATGCGGATGCTTCTCTTCCGCCTATCAAAAAAGCGGTCAAGTGGCTCAAAAAGCATCAGGAACCGAATGGATCCTGGTATGGCCGCTGGGGAATCTGCTATATATACGGAACCTGGGCGGCAGTAACCGGAATGGCGGCTGTTGGTGTCACATTAGAGGATAAAAGCATGAAAAAAGGGATCGACTGGCTTTTGTCCATCCAGAATGAAGATGGCGGCTGGGGAGAATCCTGCCGGAGCGATATGGAGAAAAAGTATATCCCGCTGAAGGAAAGCACCCTCACCCAGACCGCATGGGCCGTTGATGCCCTTGCTGCTGCCGGAATGGCGGATAGCACGCCATCAAGGAAAGGGGCTGCCTTCCTGGTGAGGGAAGGCAAGCGCAAGGATTGGACTGCCGATTATCCAATGGGTCAGGGGATGGCCAATTTCTTTTATATTCATTACCACAGCTACCGCTGTATATGGCCGCTCCTGGCCTTGAGCCATTATATAGAAAAAAGTGAAGCCCCGGACTGAAATCCGGGGCTTTATCTATTCAACCTTCCATTGGCAATCATCAGTAGAATCAACCTTCTTGTCTCTGATAATCCGGTAAAAGGCTTTGCCGTCACTTGGATTGCCGTCAGGGAAATCCATCGGGAATAGAGCGAAGAACACAAAATAAAAAGAGAAATAGATAAATTGGTACCAAAGCAAAGATGCTTCAAGTACGCCTGAGCCGATCAGGTAGTTGATAAGAAAGATACTGATCATGTTGAAGAGTGTGCCGCCAAGATATATAAAAGAGAGGCTGATTTTATTTTCGTACTTCAGGCTTTGGAACTCACAGCCGCTATACCAGAAGTAGAACCGCTTTATCTCAAAGTATTTAAAAGAAAATAAACTTTTACCGCAGCCGATAATGACTTTAAGGCCCTTCCCTCCAAAGATTCCGGCGAAAAAAACATGTCCGGCCACATGGATGAGTGTCACGATAGGAAGAACAATAAAAAATGCCTGCATAAACTTTACAAAATCATCGAAGCCAAACACATTGGTGTCCTCCTGATTGTCTCAATTGTAATTCCTCCTTTATCTACCCTTCCTGCCAGCACAATAACAGGTTTTCCCCTTCCAATATTTACGCCTTCCGCAAAGTCTGACCAGCTCCTAAGCCCCAGGTCCTATATGAAAATAAAGCTCAGGCTCGTTATAGGATTTTGGCTGGAAAGGTAAGATGGAAACATGAAAGGAGGAAACGTACATGAAAAAATTTGGCTTACTTTTAGCAGGGGGAATCGCAGGGCTGGTGCTTCTATCCAATTTGGGGCCGATGATCGGCCTGGCCATCTCATTGCTGATTCTATACTTCGTATTCAAGCAGTTCCTGAAGGCTGATTCAACAGGGGCAAAAATCGGCTGGGGCATTGTCGGGGTGTTCGCCCTCACGGCAGCTGCCTCCAATATTCCGGCCATCCTCGGAATTGCCGCTGCTTACATCCTTTATGTGATCTATAAAAAGTGGAATGACAAGAAAACATTTGTCAAAGAAGACCAGGACCCATTCACTAACTTTGAAAAAGAATGGTCAAAAATCAATCAATATTAATCTGAAAACGAAAGGGAGATTATTATG is a window from the Bacillus infantis NRRL B-14911 genome containing:
- a CDS encoding lmo0954 family membrane protein — protein: MKKFGLLLAGGIAGLVLLSNLGPMIGLAISLLILYFVFKQFLKADSTGAKIGWGIVGVFALTAAASNIPAILGIAAAYILYVIYKKWNDKKTFVKEDQDPFTNFEKEWSKINQY